One part of the Triplophysa rosa linkage group LG5, Trosa_1v2, whole genome shotgun sequence genome encodes these proteins:
- the crlf1a gene encoding cytokine receptor-like factor 1a — protein sequence MIWLLFLLLCAAGVLSSATQMATIYPQDPALPIGSSLTATCSVNVDHGLHAGSLYWTLNGKRLPSSTYSILSPTVLSVTLPRLSGSRQRSGDNLMCHNSGGHVLAGSCIYVGMPPEKPVNLTCWSRNTKDLTCKWAPGGQGETFIKTKYTLKYKLRWYGREKECEEYTIGDPYTCYIPRDLALFTPYEIWVEASNQLGSATSDIIYLDILDVVTTDPPTEVVLSRVGDLEDQLTVHWGTPPALKDFLFQAKYQIRYRLEESSDWKVVDDVGNQTSCRLAGLRPGTVYFVQVRCNPVGILGSRKAGIWSEWSHPTAASTPHSERLMTGSCDSKAGQQNSTLRRDLKQFFGWVRKHAYGCSGMSIKLYDQWRVWLQKSHKTRNQVLQGDKS from the exons ATGATCTGGTTGTTGTTTTTGCTTCTCTGTGCTGCCGGCGTGTTGTCGTCTGCCACCC AGATGGCCACCATCTACCCTCAGGACCCTGCCCTTCCCATTGGTTCTAGCCTGACGGCAACATGCTCTGTGAATGTGGATCACGGCCTGCATGCGGGCTCACTCTACTGGACTCTGAACGGGAAACGTCTTCCCAGCAGCACCTACAGCATTTTGAGCCCCACCGTGCTCAGCGTAACGCTGCCACGGCTCTCCGGGTCTCGCCAGCGCTCGGGAGACAACCTCATGTGCCATAACAGCGGCGGTCATGTGCTGGCCGGCTCCTGTATCTACGTTGGCA TGCCTCCTGAGAAACCTGTGAACCTTACCTGCTGGTCCAGGAACACCAAAGACCTCACCTGTAAATGGGCCCCCGGGGGCCAGGGGGAAACTTTCATCAAAACCAAATACACGCTCAAATATAAGCTCAG GTGGTACGGGCGAGAAAAAGAGTGTGAGGAATACACCATTGGTGATCCATACACGTGCTACATCCCTCGCGACCTCGCCCTGTTCACACCTTACGAGATATGGGTGGAGGCGTCCAACCAACTCGGAAGCGCCACCTCTGACATCATATACCTGGATATCTTAGACGTGG TTACAACAGACCCACCGACAGAAGTGGTTCTGAGCCGAGTGGGTGACTTGGAGGACCAGCTGACCGTGCACTGGGGGACTCCTCCTGCATTAAAAGACTTCCTATTTCAAGCTAAATACCAGATCAGATACAGACTGGAGGAAAGCAGCGACTGGAAG GTGGTGGATGACGTCGGGAATCAGACCTCCTGCAGGCTGGCGGGGTTGAGGCCAGGCACAGTGTACTTCGTGCAGGTACGCTGTAACCCCGTCGGGATCCTGGGGTCCAGGAAAGCTGGCATTTGGAGCGAATGGAGTCACCCAACGGCTGCCTCAACACCACACAGTG AGCGGCTGATGACGGGGTCATGTGACTCGAAGGCGGGGCAGCAGAACTCGACTCTGCGGCGGGACCTGAAGCAGTTCTTCGGCTGGGTGCGCAAACACGCTTACGGCTGCAGCGGTATGAGTATCAAACTTTACGACCAGTGGCGGGTCTGGCTGCAGAAATCTCATAAAACCCGCAACCAG GTTCTTCAAGGAGATAAATCATAG
- the ebi3 gene encoding interleukin-27 subunit beta, which produces MCLMYVFGALVITATAFSQDMTTLTTKNNSVQDLFVAVGSFVQIPCIDGEQKGVEWKFNNSVLFSSPVLSLKNISLQDQGIYTCHQPNGNPIQRVFLHLGYSPPSPDVHCWSPSYPKRAVCSWTLNPNPILPTHYIATYRSYSDPLSSAHQCQTWGKEERQCVLQELKIFESEPTLFNITAINALGSATRIWPFIFEEIVKPDPPVNVTLTVMPGKKLSVQWGPPPSWPDPVNFPLKYTVKFHWGKPDTARTLGPYESHNMVLRGLVAGRTYHIQISAKDFLDNGQSSDWSSPISATIPSN; this is translated from the exons TCACAGCGACAGCCTTTAGCCAAGACATGACAACTTTAACgacaaaaaacaattctgttCAAG ACCTGTTTGTAGCAGTGGGTTCATTTGTTCAGATACCATGCATTGACGGAGAGCAAAAGGGGGTGGAGTGGAAATTTAACAACTCTGTGCTTTTCTCGAGCCCTGTTCTTTCCCTAAAGAACATCAGCCTGCAGGACCAAGGCATCTACACCTGCCACCAACCAAATGGGAACCCGATACAAAGAGTCTTTCTACACCTGGGCT attCTCCTCCTTCTCCAGATGTGCATTGTTGGTCTCCAAGTTACCCTAAAAGGGCAGTATGCTCCTGGACGCTGAATCCGAATCCTATACTTCCAACACATTACATTGCTACATATAG GAGCTATTCAGACCCACTTTCCAGTGCCCATCAATGCCAAACATGGGGAAAGGAAGAGAGGCAATGTGTGCTACAAGAactgaagatatttgaaagCGAACCAACTCTTTTCAACATCACAGCTATTAATGCTTTGGGAAGCGCAACACGAATATGGCCATTTATTTTTGAGGAAATAG TGAAACCAGATCCTCCAGTAAATGTGACATTGACGGTAATGCCAGGGAAGAAGCTTTCTGTGCAATGGGGTCCACCACCCAGCTGGCCGGATCCTGTCAACTTTCCTCTTAAATACACAGTGAAATTCCACTGGGGCAAACCTGACACAGCCAGAACT CTGGGCCCTTATGAGTCTCATAACATGGTTCTCCGTGGACTAGTGGCTGGAAGAACCTATCACATCCAAATATCTGCAAAGGACTTTCTGGACAATGGACAGAGCAGTGACTGGAGTTCACCTATAAGTGCCACTATACCTAGTAATTGA
- the odf3l2a gene encoding outer dense fiber protein 3-like protein 2a isoform X1, translating to MQKDIEMDVLVDKDKVSCAWPGPGRYALPPTIGFINHDYTKPSSPAYSFHSRMSSNMVAVDSSPGPQYHIDARMTRFGRDGTPSYSMLGRKKKTAETFQTPGPGAYSPEKAPPLNLHYKPPSYTMALRTHYRTVDAVPAPNRYTLPNLTGSNVPHKPSSASFSISARRKAGGPSEDLSMTPGPGRYNSTEPSVYLNRQPSFSIQSRPTIPTDATRKPGPGTHSPEKVMTHLPRAPSFSLGIRHSEFVTPLIVDVSD from the exons ATGCAGAAAGATATCGAGATGGACGTTCTTGTGGACAAGGATAAGGTTTCTTGTGCTT GGCCCGGGCCTGGGCGCTATGCTCTTCCCCCCACTATCGGTTTCATAAACCATGACTACACCAAACCCAGCAGCCCGGCCTATTCCTTCCACAGCCGAATGAGCAGCAACA TGGTGGCTGTGGACTCCAGTCCGGGTCCTCAGTATCACATAGATGCCAGAATGACACGCTTTGGAAGAGATGGCACCCCGTCATACTCCATGCTTGGTAGAAAGAAGAAGACAG ctGAGACATTTCAGACTCCTGGACCAGGAGCCTACAGTCCTGAGAAAGCACCACCTTTAAACTTGCACTACAAACCTCCATCTTACACCATGGCTCTTCGTACACACTACCGCACTGTGGATGCTGTACCCGCCCCCAACCGCTACACTTTACCCAACCTCACTGGCTCCAATGTCCCTCACAAACCCTCCAGCGCCAGCTTCTCAATATCAGCTCGCAGGAAAGCAGGTGGTCCATCAGAGGATCTATCCATGACTCCAGGGCCTGGCCGGTACAACAGCACAGAACCTAGTGTTTACCTGAACAGACAGCCATCTTTCTCCATTCAAAGCCGTCCGACTATTCCCACCGATGCCACACGGAAGCCCGGCCCAGGAACACACAGCCCTGAGAAGGTGATGACACACCTGCCTCGTGCACCATCTTTCTCTCTAGGTATTCGTCACTCGGAGTTTGTAACCCCACTGATTGTTGATGTTTCAGACTAA
- the odf3l2a gene encoding outer dense fiber protein 3-like protein 2a isoform X2 → MGEVARRRPIIAGRERGPGPGRYALPPTIGFINHDYTKPSSPAYSFHSRMSSNMVAVDSSPGPQYHIDARMTRFGRDGTPSYSMLGRKKKTAETFQTPGPGAYSPEKAPPLNLHYKPPSYTMALRTHYRTVDAVPAPNRYTLPNLTGSNVPHKPSSASFSISARRKAGGPSEDLSMTPGPGRYNSTEPSVYLNRQPSFSIQSRPTIPTDATRKPGPGTHSPEKVMTHLPRAPSFSLGIRHSEFVTPLIVDVSD, encoded by the exons ATGGGGGAGGTTGCGAGACGGCGCCCCATCATTGCTGGCAGAGAAAGGG GGCCCGGGCCTGGGCGCTATGCTCTTCCCCCCACTATCGGTTTCATAAACCATGACTACACCAAACCCAGCAGCCCGGCCTATTCCTTCCACAGCCGAATGAGCAGCAACA TGGTGGCTGTGGACTCCAGTCCGGGTCCTCAGTATCACATAGATGCCAGAATGACACGCTTTGGAAGAGATGGCACCCCGTCATACTCCATGCTTGGTAGAAAGAAGAAGACAG ctGAGACATTTCAGACTCCTGGACCAGGAGCCTACAGTCCTGAGAAAGCACCACCTTTAAACTTGCACTACAAACCTCCATCTTACACCATGGCTCTTCGTACACACTACCGCACTGTGGATGCTGTACCCGCCCCCAACCGCTACACTTTACCCAACCTCACTGGCTCCAATGTCCCTCACAAACCCTCCAGCGCCAGCTTCTCAATATCAGCTCGCAGGAAAGCAGGTGGTCCATCAGAGGATCTATCCATGACTCCAGGGCCTGGCCGGTACAACAGCACAGAACCTAGTGTTTACCTGAACAGACAGCCATCTTTCTCCATTCAAAGCCGTCCGACTATTCCCACCGATGCCACACGGAAGCCCGGCCCAGGAACACACAGCCCTGAGAAGGTGATGACACACCTGCCTCGTGCACCATCTTTCTCTCTAGGTATTCGTCACTCGGAGTTTGTAACCCCACTGATTGTTGATGTTTCAGACTAA